GTAGTTGgactgaagaaggaaaaaatcagCCACTTTCCTCATCCTGGCAAAGTTGTAGTAGCGCCACATGTGAAAAACATTGTTCTGAACCTTTCGTGTGCTGTCCTGTGGGAAGAAGGAAAGCGGCTCTGGCTGCTGTCTGGGCCTCTCTGCACAAGGTAAGTTAACTAAGTCAACGTTATTCAAGATTCTGACATCCAACACTGCTATAGCAGTCGATAATAAAGGGTATGTTGAGTCGGGAAGTGGTGGCCtgtgcctttaatctgagcactcgggaggcagagacaggtagacctctgtgagttccaggacagccagtgctgttacacagagaaaccctgtctcaaaaaaacaaacaaaaaaatggtacTTAGGCTGTATTTAAAAAGATTTGCTTGGCTAGTTTTCCAAGTTGGGAGATATGGGTGGGAGGTTGGGATGTACCTCAGTAGTCGGAAGGATTGCATAGTATCCACAAAATTCTCAGCCCCCTAACACTTAGCCTTGTACGTTTGAGGTAAACACTCTTACTGAACTACTTTtcagatagcccaggctggccttacactgtagccaaggataactttaAATTCCTGATCTACCCTGTTGAGTTACAGGTATAAGCCAATATCAGTGTCAGAAATAGTTCTACAACAGTAGATTGAGATGTGTGTTCGGTGTGTCATTACCCTCCTAATTGATGCCTTCTCCCTACAGACTTTTGTCAGGCTTACAAAGAAATATCTTTGAAGATGTCTCTTGTAAGTACCAAATTTTGCCATTATAGCACAAAAGCAGTCATAAATGATGTGTAACTGGCAAATGAACATGGCTCTGTTCCAGTAAGATTTAGGTTTATAGAACAAAAGCTTTTGTGTGCCAAGGAAACAGTGATGGGAGAAGACATCTGTCTAGTCAGAGGCTTTTACCCAGAATCCAAAGGAAACTAACAAGGAGCTTTTAAGAAAATGATGACTTCCCCACATACAACTTTTTTCTGCTTGTGGTGCTGATGTTGGTACATACCTGGCAAGGGCTAGCTAGTACTGAGgtacatctccagcccccagcaaAGGATCTCAGTAGACATTTTCTCAATGATATACAAAATGGTCAATAAGCATATGAAgagatgtttaatttttttttttttttgagacagggtttctctgtggctttggaggctgtcctggaacttgctctgtagaccagggtggtcttgaactcacagagatccgcctgcctctgcctcctgagtgctaggattaaaggcatgtgctaccacccaCCCggctaattttgtttgttttttgagacagtctatcTACATAGCTACAGCCATTTTgcaacttactctgtagactaagttggctcaaactcagagatctgcctgtttctatgaaaccctgcttttttttttaagattttatttattatgtatacaacattctgtatGTATACAGAATGCTTCCATGTATACATGGTTCCATGTATATCtcacagaaagttgtgagccaccatgtggttgctgggaattgaactcaggacctctggaagagcagtcagtgctcttaacctctgagccgtctctccagccccccccccttttttttttaaaagaaagaaagaaaaaaaaaaaagtaatcaaagAGAGGCAgttggtgcacacccttaattccagcacttaggaggtggaggcaggaagatatctctgagtttgaggccagcctggtctacagagcaaattctgggacagccagagctgttacataagATAGTGTCTTGAAATAATCAAGTAAATaatcaagctgggcatggtgacacatgccattaatctcagcactaaagagacaggtggatttctgtgagtccaaggccagccaaggatgcagagtaagaccttgtctcaaacagaaGCCATGCTTTGTAAGAGAAGCTACCACAAAGCCGTATGTATGATTCTGCTTACATTAAATTTCAAACAGAAAACCATAGAACAGTACAACAGTGATTCTGGCATTGGGAGATTCTAGAGGGAATGGGGGCAGGATGTGTGTAGTTTCTTTCAGGGACACAAGATTGTTCTGCTCTAGGCACTAGGGGTAGCTGCACAATCTTGTGAATATATATGAAAAGAGGCATGGAATAGATGGATCTGTTAGCCATTGTTTGCCCAGGCCTCGACACCAAACAATGGAGCTCCATGCTACATAATACTGAACTTACAGGTTCAGCTCCtcttgcctgttttgtttttatcatgagTCATTCAGGCTATACCCCCAGGCATTCTAATCCCATTACCTCAATGGCATCCAGAGTATCATTCAGCTGTTTCCTTTGATTCTCTTTGTGATCCATTTCAGGCCCCTCATAGAAGACTCCAAAGTTGAGATACACTTGTACAGAACTGAAGCGATTCTGCTCATTTTTTAGACAAAGCTGATAAAAACCTGTGGGAATTCCTAGATCTCATTACTGTGTTTTAGGTGTCCCaccctgtcttttgtttttttgtggggtgtgtgtgtttgtttttctcgagacagggtttctttgtgtagttttggtgcctatcctggaactcgatctgtagaccagtctggtctcaaactcacatagatgtgtctgcctctgctcccgagtgctgggattaaaggtgtgcaccaccacccagcatcccACCCTGTCTTAAGGTTCCCCTAGACATAGCTGTTCaccagtttttttgttgttttgtttttttggaggggtttgagacagtgtttctctgtgtagctatggctctctggaacttactctgtagaccagactgacctcaaactcacagagatccatctacctctgcctcccaggtgctaggattaaagatgtgtgccaccactgcccagcttgttttattttttcatttgaggcaaggtctcactatgtagatcagcctggtcttgaacccaaattttttttttttttttttccggggacagggtttccctctgtggctttggaggctgtcctggaactagctcttgtagaccaggctggtctcaaactcacagagatctgcctgcctctgcctcccaagtgctgggattaaaggtgtgcgccaccccgCCCAGCGAACCCAAAATTCTTATACCTCAGCATCTGAAATGCTTATAGTTTGTTCCCTGGTTTCAAAATTACTACTGTAGCACCTGTTTAGGAAGTAATAGGACCATTTTTGACAAAAAGGGCACTGTTCTTAACAGTAACTTGCTAAATACTACTCATAATTACATTTTGCTAAATGATAACTCCTATACTAGATACAAAAATGCTTTCCTCTTCCAACActaattgttttttttgttttgttttgagatgggggtctcactatgtagtcatgAAGAtcactgtgatagtttgaatgagaatggccccataggctcatatatttaaatgcttggtccctagttgggaTAACTAtttggggaaggattagaaggtgtagccttgctggaggaggtatgtcattgtgggtggggctgtAAGGTTTCAAAAGCAATACCAGGTCTAGTCTCTacctctctgcctcatggttgtgGGTCAGATATAACcactcagctactgctccagcactatgcctgcctgtCCGATGccttgctccccaccatgatggtcacagacataaccctctgaaactgtaagtaagcccccaattaaaagctttcttttacgAGTTGCCTTGGTCGTGAATGTTTGTCACAGCAGTGGAACTCAgacaaccaggctggcctcgatttcagagatctgcctgcctctgtctcctgagtgctgggattacagacctctGTGTGCCACCCCTGGGTATGTGTTGAAGTTGAAAGCATGGTGTATTTGCTTATTCTTTGTAGACAACAAAACTGGAGGGTGACACCTTGAACTTGAAACTAGGAAAAattactgggcagtggtggtgcatatctttaatctctgcactggagaggcagagacaggtgaatctatGAGTTTaagattagcctggtctacaaagcaagttccaggatagccaccagagctatacagagcaactctgtcttgaaaaaccaaccaaccaaacaaacaaacaaaaacctaggagaggggctggagagatggctcagaggttaagagcactgattgctcttcctgaggtcctgagttcaattcccagcaaccacatggtggctcacaaccatctgttatgagatctggtgccctcttctggtgtgcagatatacatggagatagaatgttgtatacataataaataaataaaatctttaaaaaaactaggAGAAACTGACACATTATGGACAAAAATGTCCTAACTGGGATAATTCCCTACAAAgtgttctgatttttattttattttattattatttttgttttattttgctttttgggacagagtttctttgtgtaccaGCCCTGGCTATATTGAAACTCTCCTTATACatcaggcttgcctcgaactcacagagattgcctcctgcctctgcctcttaagtgttgTTatcaaaggtgtgggccacccTTATTTCTCAATTTCATAGAAACTTATGATCATTATCATAGTCTTGGGCATGAATACAGACCTGTCTCTTGTGTAGCGAAGTTAATCTGGCCCCGAACATCCTGGGACGTGTCAATAAGGAAACCCTGTGGAGTATGTATGGTGGCAGCAATGTGTCCATCATGTGACATTCCAAAAGTGAGCTGAACCTTCCATCAccattcaaaagaaaagaaaaaaaaaaaagtccctacATCATTCAGACACCAGCAACATGGTAAAACTTGACACCCCATGGCATCAGcaaagccaggactacacagagaaaccctgtcttgaaaaacaaaacaacaaaaacaaaagttaatttCAGTGGAATAAGAGTAATACTGCTTGCCCGGCAGTAGTgacatttttaattccagcactcaggaggcagaggcaggtagatctctgtgagttcgaggccagactggtctagagagcaagttccaggacaggctccaaagctacacagagaaaccctgtctcgaaaaacaaaaacaagtaaattaTGGCTGGGTACGACAGCACACTTTGGGAAATGCACGAATCTTGCACATTCTTACCCAGCAAGGCCCATGTattgagatcctatctcaaaaaagtaaaaagaaaaagctaacaGGTTTCTTAGATTAAAAGCAGAGAACTGGGCTACAGCTCAGTtaatagagcacttgcctgtgTGCACAAAGTCCTGGGCATGATCCCCAGTACCCCATAAACTAGGACATGCTGGTGtacacctgtagtcctagcacttgtaaggtggaggtgggaggattatcagttcagggtcatccttgggtGTAGCGAAAGTGTGAGGCCACCTACTTGACtgtatcctgggctacatgagaccccgtCTCCCCTGAGAGCCtctacaacttaaaaaaaaaaaaaaaagtacctctAACTTTAATATTAACCTCAGAATCCTTGGGTGGCATAAGCCCCTTTTAGTATATTTGTCCAAGGGATAGGTACCCTCCTAAAAGAAATACAgagtttaagaacactggctgctcttccaaaggtcctgagttcaattcctagcgaccacatggtggctcaccgccatctatagtgggatctgatgccttcttcttgcATAAAGTTGTAagtgcagatagagcactcacacataaaataaataaatcttaaaaaagaaaaaagtgggctggagagatggctcagtgattaagagcactgactgtttcttctagaggttctgagtccaattcccagcaactacatggtggctcacaaccaccttaaatgacatctggtgccctctgctggcatgcaggctgaagactatacaaaataaataacatctttaaaaaaaaaaaagaactgtctgGTTGCATAGACATACTTTCAGCTGGTTATTCTCCAGTATGCTAGGATTAACAGAGGTAGGAAGTACCAACAGTGCCCCCACCCCATTGACTGAAGTGGTTTCATTTGAAATCTATTAATTGCCCTTTTCATCCAACTCTGTGCTGCATACATAACTATTTTAGAAGGTATTGGCTCTCCTGTCACCTCAAATCAGAGGACTAGTGAAGGCTGTCTCTCTCTCAGAAGTATGACTTTGTCCCTGGGATTTGAGCACACTGCTGTAGCTTCCAGTTCTAGACCCACCCATATGCTGGCTATTCATCTAACTCTCATCCAGAGTTGCCCTCTAACTGAAGGTCCATTTGATTCACAAGTGGCAACCACAGCATTATAGATAACCAGACCTTGGCTTCATAAAAAAACCTCACTCACTTTATAAAAGCTATGGCCAGAGGCCTCCACACACCTCATAGCTGAAGTAGAAGTAACCCATCTTGTCAGCAAATTGCCAGAAACATTCTGTGTCTCCTGGATGGATCACGATGGCAAAGTCATGCTGATCAGCTCCACGGAAGAGTGGCTGGTCCTCAGAGCCAATTAGGGGATCTGGCTCCTGGCTCCTAGCAGAAGTCACTAGGCTCGGAaccaccaacccagccacaaggAACAAAGTGAACATGCTGCTTTCTGTGGATTCTTCTGCAGGTGCGCTGCTCACAGCCCTGTGGAAAGGTTAGACAGCTTCTGGCTAATCATTAACCCCACAAACCACAGTTAGGACCGGTTTCAGAGCCATCATATATGTTTAGCAATACAGTTGCTGTGCCTCCCATCTTGGATCACAGACAGATTTTGCTTTTCACCTCAAGAAAGTGGCTTGCCAGATCCAGTTAATGGGTTCTAGAAAAGTACTTATCAGAAGAGAgctttccatccattctttgtgCTGTTTTCTCAGTTTTCCTTCTTGTAGATTAAATATGTGGCAAGTTAATTTATAGCCAGTATGCATACTGACAAAAGCTGGCTGAGCTGAGGTTTCTCTTATATCAGATGGCTGGGTGCCACTTACTTTCTATTAAGCACCGACCGGGTCAACAGACTCTGGCCAACAGAATTTGTGCCCTAGAGCAAAGCTcagcatatacatgcatacaaaagcatttttctcactttttggGAGTAGGGTCAGGTGCAGGGATCtcctatgtttattttatgtatacggGTTGTGTCTGCaggtacatctgcacaccagaagagggcactggattccatAGGATAcaggttgtgagcctccatgtggattCAATTCCTGACTCCTAGGACCTccaggagagcagccagtgctcttaaccactgctctctccagcccccagactagtcttgaactccaagatctgcctgccactgagtgctgacattaaagatATTTGTCACAATGCCTAACTACCTAAAAGTTTTAATACATGAAGTACTGGCTAGTTTCAtgttaacttgatacaagctatactcatctgagatgagggaacctcaattgagaaaatgtctataAAATCAGGCTGCAGTTCAGCCTTAGGAcatttcttagtgattgatggagggtccagtccattgtGAGTGGGGCCACCGGTGGACTGTTGGTCCTAGGTCCTATAAGAAAATaggcagagggggaaaaaagagaaaagccagCAACCAGctctcctccacagcctctgcatcagctcctgtgtaaccctggctattctggaactcaacTCACTCACagcagagagcctcctgcctttacctcctgtgCTCCcactccccaatgctgggattaaaggtgtgtgccaccatcacctcaCAATGATGGTTCTTTATCCCTCTAGCACCTTAAGcacaaataaactcttctgtaagttgctgccttggtcatggtgttttacagCAACAGTAAAGTATCTAATgtagtctttaaaaaacaacaggGAAGTggtatcattttcttcagtgggtaTACTCCTGAAATACTAAAAAGTAGTCatgctgggggaggaggaagagggcacAACAGCAGGCAGAtgtccaagttcaaagccagtctcatctacctagcaagttccaggaaacaaaaacaaataaactcaCTGTATTGGTACCTTTAAACTAAgaatttcctagaattcactccACTGACTCCAAGTGTTACAGGTAATAAGCAGACAGCAAGCATCTCACTACCTGGGAGGCCTGGTTGCTCT
The DNA window shown above is from Cricetulus griseus strain 17A/GY chromosome 3, alternate assembly CriGri-PICRH-1.0, whole genome shotgun sequence and carries:
- the Tmed6 gene encoding transmembrane emp24 domain-containing protein 6, giving the protein MFTLFLVAGLVVPSLVTSARSQEPDPLIGSEDQPLFRGADQHDFAIVIHPGDTECFWQFADKMGYFYFSYEVQLTFGMSHDGHIAATIHTPQGFLIDTSQDVRGQINFATQETGFYQLCLKNEQNRFSSVQVYLNFGVFYEGPEMDHKENQRKQLNDTLDAIEDSTRKVQNNVFHMWRYYNFARMRKVADFFLLQSNYTYVNWWSAAQSLAIVLSGVLQLYFLKRLFTVSTDTRPRC